In Promicromonospora sp. Populi, one genomic interval encodes:
- a CDS encoding C2 family cysteine protease, translated as MGEMYGADVEALRALGTAMVRHGEALERTAEQLTAAVTEAEWSGEDHERFLDEWHTVLAVALVTVAQAVAAAGERAVANADDQAGTSESYDGVGGSAGPSPEGTDQSSSEGQGSKEKEPAGAPGDMGKVEDIGLVPLDDAAIDASKIDQGRLADCWFLASAGAVAESNPKWIQDHIKYNAQDGTYTVTFYDDGEPVQITVEDTAYENAAGDPNGKASWITVYEKAAAVFMGGDYEDMNYDDPANALEMITGKDTSSDSLDPALPWEDPPSLQSIGERVKNGEPVVAATPDGGGWFGDPPPDNKVVGNHVYTVQGVSEDGKTITLVNPWGPTGGTGSDGVSKPGTLTMSADEFYKNFDSVTYGERTK; from the coding sequence ATGGGCGAGATGTACGGTGCGGACGTCGAGGCGCTGCGAGCGCTGGGGACCGCGATGGTGCGGCACGGGGAAGCGCTCGAACGTACTGCTGAGCAGCTCACGGCTGCGGTGACGGAAGCGGAGTGGTCCGGGGAGGACCACGAACGGTTCCTCGACGAGTGGCACACGGTGCTTGCCGTGGCGCTGGTGACCGTGGCGCAGGCGGTTGCGGCCGCCGGGGAACGGGCGGTCGCCAACGCGGACGACCAGGCGGGCACGAGCGAGTCCTACGACGGCGTCGGTGGGAGCGCGGGGCCGTCCCCGGAGGGGACCGACCAGAGCTCGTCCGAGGGGCAGGGCAGCAAGGAGAAGGAGCCGGCGGGCGCGCCCGGCGACATGGGCAAGGTCGAGGACATCGGCCTGGTGCCGCTCGACGACGCGGCGATCGACGCGAGCAAGATCGATCAGGGAAGGCTTGCCGACTGCTGGTTCCTCGCGTCCGCGGGCGCCGTGGCCGAGAGCAATCCGAAGTGGATCCAGGACCACATCAAGTACAACGCCCAGGACGGCACCTACACGGTGACGTTCTACGACGACGGCGAACCGGTACAGATCACCGTCGAGGACACCGCCTACGAGAACGCCGCGGGCGACCCGAACGGCAAGGCGTCGTGGATCACGGTCTACGAGAAGGCCGCAGCGGTGTTCATGGGGGGTGACTACGAGGACATGAACTACGACGATCCCGCAAACGCGCTGGAGATGATCACCGGCAAGGACACCTCGAGCGACTCGCTCGACCCGGCCCTGCCGTGGGAGGACCCACCCAGCCTCCAGTCCATCGGCGAGCGCGTGAAGAACGGTGAGCCTGTTGTCGCCGCCACCCCGGACGGCGGTGGCTGGTTCGGCGACCCGCCACCGGACAACAAGGTCGTGGGCAACCACGTGTACACGGTGCAGGGCGTCTCGGAGGACGGCAAGACGATCACCCTGGTCAACCCGTGGGGGCCGACCGGCGGTACCGGGTCGGACGGCGTCTCGAAGCCCGGCACGCTCACGATGTCGGCCGACGAGTTCTACAAGAACTTTGACTCGGTGACCTACGGTGAGCGCACGAAATGA
- a CDS encoding DUF6069 family protein: protein MSDPNRPYDPEYGEQPPPVYPPPAQTPGTPTQPVGSPAHEHVQPVSSGTENPRLGLEVGRYWAGAMATVLVAALIGFAADFILEEVLGLEVQPQADLFGTGSDLVAWIVAGVLFALAGAAVLYLLVLSTPRPRAFFGWVVALATVILAMVPFAGQAEIVPAILAAIVWIIIGSAVWSLLTGTLSRTVVQRTP, encoded by the coding sequence ATGAGCGACCCGAACCGCCCCTATGACCCCGAGTACGGGGAGCAGCCCCCGCCGGTCTATCCGCCGCCCGCCCAGACCCCGGGTACGCCCACCCAGCCCGTAGGAAGCCCTGCCCACGAACACGTCCAGCCGGTCTCGTCCGGCACGGAGAACCCGCGGCTCGGCCTGGAGGTCGGCCGCTACTGGGCCGGCGCGATGGCGACGGTCCTCGTGGCTGCCCTCATCGGGTTCGCCGCGGACTTCATCCTCGAAGAGGTTCTGGGTCTCGAGGTCCAGCCGCAGGCCGACCTGTTCGGCACCGGTTCCGACCTGGTGGCCTGGATAGTGGCGGGTGTGCTCTTCGCCCTCGCCGGCGCGGCCGTGCTCTACCTGCTCGTCCTGAGCACACCGCGTCCGAGGGCGTTCTTCGGCTGGGTGGTGGCCCTGGCCACCGTGATCCTCGCCATGGTGCCGTTCGCGGGCCAGGCGGAGATCGTGCCGGCCATCCTCGCCGCGATCGTCTGGATCATCATCGGCTCGGCTGTCTGGTCGCTCCTGACGGGAACCCTGAGCCGCACGGTGGTCCAGCGCACGCCCTGA
- a CDS encoding response regulator: MIRVLLADDHAAIRAGLRMLLATAGDIEVIGEAGDGAVAVANARALRPDVVLMDVRMPGTDGVTATRQIVDEGLAEVLVLTTFDLDEYVFGALRAGAAGFLLKTAEASALVDAVRHVAAGDGVVAPEVTRRLIAELSAPRDGSRAGHRGGPVTPLPADLTPRERDVLAGLGSGLSNAELATELTISEATAKTHVSRVLAKLGVTSRVQAAIAARDAGLA; this comes from the coding sequence ATGATCCGTGTCCTGCTCGCCGACGACCACGCGGCGATCCGCGCGGGTCTGCGCATGCTGCTCGCGACGGCCGGTGACATCGAGGTCATCGGCGAGGCCGGTGACGGCGCCGTAGCGGTGGCGAACGCCCGGGCGCTGCGTCCCGACGTCGTACTGATGGATGTCCGCATGCCCGGGACCGACGGTGTGACCGCGACCCGCCAGATCGTGGACGAGGGGCTGGCCGAGGTGCTCGTGCTGACGACGTTCGACCTGGACGAATACGTGTTCGGCGCGCTGCGGGCCGGCGCGGCGGGCTTCCTCCTGAAGACCGCCGAGGCGTCCGCGCTGGTCGACGCGGTGCGGCACGTCGCGGCCGGCGACGGCGTCGTGGCGCCGGAGGTGACCCGGCGGCTGATCGCGGAGCTGTCCGCGCCGCGCGACGGGAGTCGCGCGGGCCACCGGGGCGGCCCCGTGACGCCCCTGCCCGCGGACCTGACGCCGCGGGAGCGCGACGTGCTGGCCGGCCTCGGCAGCGGCCTGTCCAACGCGGAGCTCGCCACCGAGCTCACGATCAGCGAGGCCACGGCCAAGACCCACGTGTCACGGGTGCTCGCCAAGCTCGGCGTCACCTCCCGCGTCCAGGCCGCGATCGCGGCCCGCGACGCGGGCCTGGCCTGA
- a CDS encoding sensor histidine kinase yields the protein MFRTIAPLLGTLVAAVRAEDRRGDIVTAAGLFLIAMTLGALGLTGTSWPGRPDTPLWWFTGPTLVGCIALVWRRTRPLLVLCVVTLTFGADVALGGSVGMIVLLWEALYAVNLHGAPTARRVAAIGVGLASFAVAVVVGELTRDARAAVLGGLQAATLLVTPLWWGANVRQGRELTAAAQDREQLERERGTALLRLAEASRHDAVRAERTAVARDLHDVIASHLSAIAITSGAALAGPAGAERDRAALRSVRTESLASLEEMQAMIRVLSASPVPDEDSSGRTESGRADSGRADSGRADSGRAGSNSTGWAASGSATSGSVVAGSAAAGSDRAGTAAWRAESDRFGAGAGAGAGADADADGGSSLGFGGSIGLLAAPRAAQLAGVLDQVRLAGLDLTVTDPGGLLTGRTPLPTAVDHAVYRVVREALTNVLKHGGTRAELRVVAGERLELEVHDVGVRPGETPRARADVGGGTGIGLVSMRERVESLGGSFEAGPVRAGGASPDSTGWRVRAVLPLPGRTAAGSAPAGPAPVGSAPSAPSDPPTPEVRA from the coding sequence ATGTTCCGCACGATCGCCCCGCTGCTCGGCACCCTCGTGGCTGCGGTCCGCGCGGAGGACCGCCGCGGGGACATCGTGACGGCGGCAGGCCTCTTCCTCATCGCGATGACGCTCGGCGCCCTCGGCCTGACCGGGACGTCCTGGCCCGGCCGTCCAGACACACCGCTCTGGTGGTTCACCGGCCCGACGCTCGTCGGCTGCATCGCGCTCGTCTGGCGGCGGACCCGCCCCCTCCTCGTCCTCTGCGTCGTCACCCTCACGTTCGGCGCCGACGTCGCCCTCGGCGGCAGCGTCGGCATGATCGTGCTCCTGTGGGAGGCGCTCTACGCGGTCAACCTGCACGGTGCCCCGACGGCGCGGCGCGTGGCCGCCATCGGCGTCGGGCTCGCCTCCTTCGCCGTGGCCGTAGTGGTGGGCGAGCTCACCCGCGACGCGCGCGCCGCCGTCCTCGGCGGCCTCCAGGCGGCCACCCTCCTGGTCACGCCGCTGTGGTGGGGCGCCAACGTGCGCCAGGGCCGCGAGCTCACCGCCGCCGCGCAGGACCGGGAACAGCTCGAACGGGAACGCGGCACCGCACTCCTGCGACTCGCGGAGGCATCCCGGCACGACGCCGTCCGCGCCGAGCGCACCGCCGTCGCCCGCGACCTGCACGACGTCATCGCCTCCCACCTGTCGGCCATCGCCATCACGTCGGGCGCGGCGCTCGCAGGTCCCGCGGGGGCGGAGCGCGACCGGGCCGCACTGCGCAGCGTGCGCACGGAGAGCCTCGCCTCGCTGGAGGAGATGCAGGCGATGATCCGGGTGCTGAGCGCGAGCCCGGTGCCGGACGAGGACAGCTCCGGCAGGACTGAATCCGGCAGGGCTGACTCTGGCAGGGCTGACTCTGGCAGGGCTGACTCCGGCAGGGCGGGCTCGAACTCGACGGGCTGGGCGGCATCCGGCTCGGCGACATCCGGCTCGGTGGTGGCAGGCTCGGCGGCGGCAGGCTCGGACAGGGCAGGTACGGCCGCGTGGCGTGCGGAGTCCGATCGGTTCGGTGCCGGTGCCGGTGCCGGTGCCGGTGCCGATGCCGATGCCGATGGCGGCTCAAGCCTTGGTTTCGGCGGCAGCATCGGTCTGCTCGCCGCGCCGCGGGCCGCGCAGCTCGCCGGGGTGCTGGACCAGGTGCGGCTCGCCGGGCTGGACCTGACCGTGACGGACCCGGGCGGTCTGCTGACCGGCCGGACGCCGCTGCCCACGGCCGTGGATCACGCCGTGTACCGGGTGGTACGCGAGGCCCTGACGAACGTGCTCAAGCACGGCGGCACCCGGGCCGAGCTGCGGGTCGTCGCGGGGGAGAGACTGGAGCTGGAGGTGCACGACGTCGGTGTGCGTCCCGGTGAGACACCCCGCGCCCGGGCCGACGTCGGCGGCGGCACCGGGATCGGGCTCGTGTCGATGCGGGAGCGCGTCGAGTCCCTCGGCGGCTCGTTCGAGGCGGGGCCTGTGCGTGCTGGGGGCGCCAGCCCCGACAGCACGGGATGGCGGGTCCGGGCAGTCCTGCCGCTGCCCGGCCGCACAGCTGCAGGGTCCGCGCCTGCAGGGCCCGCGCCCGTAGGGTCCGCGCCGTCCGCGCCGTCGGATCCGCCAACACCGGAGGTCCGCGCATGA
- a CDS encoding GAP family protein yields the protein MDFISGELTGAVLFGALALLALIDSTSFGTLLIPVWLLMTPGRVRAGRILVYLGSIAGFYAVLGILILLFASTLGDLFAGLADSRPFLIAQLAVGVGLFVWSFRLDPASAQKRAAKEAAEREAERIAAGLPASRAGDGTADGAAQSAAQGAAQQTPAGGRLNRWRERAVGSEAGSMRGLVALAVTAGLVEIASMLPYLAALGLIGTQGPGWPMSGLWILGYCAIMIAPALVFLTLRVVAAGLVERPLSRLDAWLTKNAASTTAWVVGIVGFLVARDAIGRLWG from the coding sequence ATGGACTTCATCTCCGGCGAGCTCACGGGTGCCGTGCTGTTCGGCGCCCTGGCGCTGCTCGCGCTCATCGACTCCACCAGCTTCGGCACCCTCCTCATCCCGGTGTGGCTGCTCATGACGCCCGGCCGGGTACGTGCGGGGCGGATCCTCGTGTACCTCGGATCGATCGCCGGCTTTTATGCGGTGCTGGGCATCCTGATCCTGCTGTTCGCCTCGACGCTGGGTGACCTGTTCGCCGGGCTGGCCGACTCCCGTCCGTTCCTGATCGCGCAGCTCGCGGTCGGCGTCGGGCTGTTCGTGTGGAGCTTCCGGCTGGACCCGGCGAGCGCCCAGAAGCGTGCGGCGAAGGAGGCAGCAGAGCGCGAGGCCGAGCGGATCGCAGCGGGGCTGCCTGCATCCCGGGCAGGGGACGGGACGGCCGACGGTGCCGCGCAGAGTGCCGCGCAGGGTGCCGCGCAGCAGACCCCCGCTGGCGGCCGCCTGAACCGCTGGCGGGAGCGCGCCGTCGGCTCGGAGGCCGGGTCGATGCGCGGGCTCGTGGCTCTGGCCGTCACGGCCGGCCTGGTCGAGATCGCCTCGATGCTTCCGTACCTCGCCGCGCTCGGCCTGATCGGTACGCAGGGTCCGGGCTGGCCGATGTCGGGGCTCTGGATCCTGGGGTACTGCGCGATCATGATCGCGCCCGCCCTGGTGTTCCTGACCCTGCGCGTCGTCGCCGCAGGGCTGGTGGAGCGTCCTCTCAGCCGGCTCGACGCGTGGCTCACGAAGAACGCGGCGAGCACCACCGCGTGGGTCGTCGGGATCGTGGGGTTCCTGGTGGCCCGGGACGCGATCGGCAGGCTCTGGGGCTGA
- a CDS encoding cation:proton antiporter: protein MTEPLVVIVTALVAIAAATVAGPRLGIAAPLVLVGIGVAASFLPVFESTHIEPEWILEGVLPPLLYSAAVSMPAMNFRREFGAISGLSVLLVVGSALALGLFFMLVIPDLGFAWGVALGAIVSPTDAVATSIVKQTPVSKRVVAMLDGESLLNDATALVLLRTAIVATAASFSFWGAVGTFAYSVAVAVAIGGVVSWLNLTVRRRLTDPTVNTVLSFTVPFVAVVLAEALGASGLVAAVVAGLITGIRAARELSPQNRLSDAQNWRTVELVLEGAVFLTMGLQIKEIVTSVQRDHAGVGTAVLIAGGALLLTILVRAAYVTPLLGILARRVRRGEQLQPRLQGMQEKLATPEGAKETFAEVSARSQGRAGSRGRAGGARPQRRMDERRTDERRTDERNIDRFALRVTRVLADIDYFLREPLGWREGTAIVWAGMRGAVTVAAAQTLPEDTPQRSLLVLIAFAVALLSLLVQGGTLGPLLRRITPDVDQAAVDEQDRTERARIFALMRTAAEAVPAPPEHEPEPEGEREGEYEAGNEGEHEPDHEATQEGPHTREQFAGAKQYRLAVIAAQRSALLDARDNGTFDADVLAYVLANLDAAQIDLEMRGGPTS, encoded by the coding sequence ATGACCGAACCGCTCGTCGTGATCGTGACCGCACTGGTGGCGATCGCCGCGGCGACCGTCGCCGGCCCGCGCCTGGGCATCGCAGCACCCCTCGTGCTGGTCGGCATCGGCGTCGCGGCGAGCTTTCTGCCCGTCTTCGAGTCGACGCACATCGAGCCGGAGTGGATCCTCGAGGGCGTCCTGCCGCCGCTGCTCTACTCGGCCGCGGTGTCGATGCCGGCGATGAACTTCCGCCGCGAGTTCGGGGCGATCAGCGGCCTGTCCGTGCTCCTCGTTGTCGGCAGCGCGCTCGCGCTCGGCCTGTTCTTCATGCTCGTCATCCCGGACCTCGGGTTCGCGTGGGGCGTCGCCCTGGGCGCGATCGTGAGCCCGACCGACGCCGTCGCGACGTCGATCGTCAAGCAGACGCCGGTGTCCAAACGCGTGGTGGCGATGCTCGACGGCGAGAGCCTGCTCAACGATGCGACGGCGCTCGTGCTGCTGCGGACCGCGATCGTCGCGACCGCCGCGTCGTTCTCGTTCTGGGGTGCGGTCGGCACGTTCGCATACTCCGTGGCTGTCGCGGTGGCGATCGGCGGGGTCGTGTCCTGGCTGAATCTCACGGTCCGCAGGCGCCTGACGGACCCGACGGTCAACACCGTCCTCTCGTTCACGGTGCCGTTCGTCGCCGTCGTGCTCGCCGAGGCCCTCGGGGCGTCCGGCCTGGTGGCCGCCGTCGTCGCGGGTCTGATCACCGGGATCCGCGCGGCGCGCGAGCTCTCGCCCCAGAACCGGCTGTCGGACGCGCAGAACTGGCGCACGGTCGAGCTTGTCCTCGAGGGCGCGGTGTTCCTGACGATGGGCTTGCAGATCAAGGAGATCGTGACGAGCGTGCAACGGGACCACGCCGGGGTCGGGACCGCCGTGCTCATCGCGGGCGGCGCGCTCCTGCTGACGATCCTGGTGCGTGCGGCGTACGTGACGCCGCTGCTCGGCATCCTCGCCCGCCGGGTCCGGCGCGGCGAGCAGCTGCAGCCCCGGCTGCAGGGGATGCAGGAGAAGCTCGCCACGCCGGAGGGTGCGAAGGAAACGTTCGCCGAGGTCAGCGCACGGTCACAGGGCAGGGCCGGGTCACGGGGCCGGGCCGGCGGGGCACGCCCGCAACGCAGGATGGACGAGCGCAGGACGGACGAGCGCAGGACGGACGAGCGCAACATCGACCGGTTCGCACTCCGGGTCACGCGGGTGCTCGCAGACATCGACTACTTCCTTCGCGAGCCGCTGGGTTGGCGCGAAGGCACCGCGATCGTCTGGGCGGGCATGCGCGGTGCGGTGACCGTGGCCGCGGCGCAGACGCTCCCGGAGGACACCCCGCAGCGATCGCTGCTCGTGCTCATCGCGTTCGCGGTCGCCCTGCTGTCGCTCCTCGTCCAGGGCGGCACGCTTGGCCCGCTGCTGCGCCGCATCACGCCAGACGTGGACCAGGCGGCGGTCGACGAGCAGGACCGTACGGAGCGGGCCCGGATCTTCGCGCTCATGCGGACCGCCGCCGAGGCGGTCCCGGCGCCGCCGGAGCACGAGCCCGAGCCCGAAGGAGAGCGCGAGGGAGAGTACGAGGCAGGAAACGAGGGTGAGCACGAGCCCGATCACGAGGCGACGCAGGAGGGGCCGCACACGCGGGAACAGTTCGCAGGGGCGAAGCAGTACCGCCTCGCGGTCATCGCCGCACAGCGGTCGGCGCTGCTCGACGCCCGCGACAACGGCACCTTCGACGCGGACGTCCTGGCGTACGTGCTGGCCAACCTCGACGCGGCGCAGATCGACCTGGAGATGCGCGGAGGGCCCACCAGCTGA
- a CDS encoding branched-chain amino acid aminotransferase, whose amino-acid sequence MTTTQNPILPTRLEDLVALFDVRPTDAPTSEEERVEALRAPKFGTKFTDHMARVSWSSADGWKDRRIEQYGPLQLDPATAVLHYAQEIFEGLKAYKHADGSVWTFRPDQNAARFARSAHRLALPALSVDDFIGSLAALVRTDIDWVPDGEDSSLYLRPFMYASEVFLGVRPSLEAEYLVIASPVGPYFSGGVRPVSIYVSEEYHRSGPGGTGDAKSGGNYAASLLPQMEAQQQGFDQVCFLDAVENKYLEELGGMNVFAVLDDGTIHTPELSGTILEGVTRSSILRLAADRGYEAVERRIPLADVVTGLRSGKVKEFFACGTAAVVTPVGRLAGSNFDLEVNGGEAGELTMSIRQELTDIQYGRTEDRHGWMRRLA is encoded by the coding sequence ATGACAACCACGCAGAACCCCATCCTCCCGACGAGGCTCGAAGACCTCGTTGCGCTCTTTGATGTGCGGCCCACCGACGCGCCCACGTCCGAGGAGGAGCGCGTCGAAGCGCTCCGTGCGCCGAAGTTCGGGACCAAGTTCACGGACCACATGGCCCGCGTCTCCTGGTCCAGCGCCGACGGCTGGAAGGACCGGCGGATCGAGCAGTACGGTCCGCTCCAGCTCGACCCGGCGACCGCCGTGCTGCACTACGCGCAGGAGATCTTCGAGGGGCTCAAGGCGTACAAGCACGCCGACGGCTCGGTCTGGACGTTCCGTCCCGACCAGAACGCCGCACGCTTCGCCCGGTCCGCGCACCGGCTCGCGCTGCCGGCGCTCAGCGTGGACGACTTCATCGGGTCGCTGGCCGCCCTGGTCCGCACGGACATCGACTGGGTGCCCGACGGCGAGGACTCGTCCCTCTACCTGCGCCCCTTCATGTACGCCTCCGAGGTGTTCCTCGGCGTGCGGCCCAGCCTCGAGGCCGAGTACCTCGTGATCGCGTCGCCGGTGGGCCCGTACTTCTCGGGCGGCGTCCGCCCGGTGTCGATCTACGTGTCCGAGGAGTACCACCGCTCGGGCCCGGGCGGGACGGGCGACGCGAAGTCCGGCGGCAACTACGCGGCGAGCCTGCTGCCGCAGATGGAGGCCCAGCAGCAGGGCTTCGACCAGGTGTGCTTCCTCGACGCGGTGGAGAACAAGTACCTGGAAGAGCTTGGCGGGATGAACGTGTTCGCTGTTCTTGACGACGGCACGATCCACACGCCTGAGCTGTCCGGCACCATCCTGGAGGGCGTGACCCGGTCGTCGATCCTGCGGCTCGCGGCGGACCGCGGCTACGAGGCCGTCGAGCGCCGCATCCCGCTGGCCGACGTCGTCACCGGGCTGCGGTCCGGGAAGGTCAAGGAGTTCTTCGCTTGCGGCACCGCCGCCGTCGTCACGCCGGTGGGGCGGCTCGCCGGGTCGAACTTCGACCTGGAGGTCAACGGCGGCGAGGCGGGCGAGCTCACCATGTCGATCCGCCAGGAGCTCACCGACATCCAGTACGGGCGCACCGAGGACCGGCACGGCTGGATGCGCCGGCTGGCCTGA
- a CDS encoding 3-isopropylmalate dehydrogenase, whose product MAQVGTTGGIDLAVVAGDGIGTEVVEQGLAVLEAALAPSGTKLSTTEFDLGARRWHATGETLTDEDLEKIKGHDAILLGAIGDPSVPSGVLERGLLLKLRFALDHYVNLRPTKLYEGVASPLANPGEIDFVVVREGTEGPYVGNGGALRVGTPHEIATEVSVNTAFGVERVVRDAFARAAARPRKHLTLVHKHNVLVHAGHLWRRTVEKVNAEFPDVTTDYAHVDAATIYLTTNPSRFDVIVTDNLFGDILTDQAAAISGGIGLAASANINPDRTAPSMFEPVHGSAPDIAGQGKADPTATILSVSLLLDHLGFAAESARVHDAVAADLAARGAAVRTTDEVGRDIAARVTE is encoded by the coding sequence ATGGCACAGGTGGGTACAACAGGCGGCATCGACCTCGCAGTGGTCGCAGGTGACGGCATCGGTACCGAGGTCGTCGAACAGGGCCTCGCGGTGCTCGAGGCGGCGTTGGCGCCGTCGGGCACCAAGCTCTCCACCACCGAGTTCGACCTGGGCGCGCGCCGCTGGCACGCGACGGGCGAGACCCTCACCGACGAGGACCTCGAGAAGATCAAGGGCCACGACGCGATCCTGCTGGGCGCGATCGGCGACCCGTCGGTCCCGAGCGGGGTGCTGGAGCGGGGTCTGCTGCTCAAGCTCCGCTTCGCGCTCGACCACTACGTGAACCTGCGCCCGACCAAGCTCTACGAGGGCGTCGCCAGCCCGCTGGCGAACCCGGGCGAGATCGACTTCGTAGTGGTCCGCGAGGGCACCGAGGGACCGTACGTCGGCAACGGCGGTGCGCTGCGCGTCGGCACACCGCACGAGATCGCGACCGAGGTCAGCGTCAACACCGCATTCGGCGTCGAGCGTGTGGTCCGCGACGCGTTCGCCCGGGCCGCGGCGCGTCCCCGCAAGCACCTCACGCTGGTCCACAAGCACAACGTGCTGGTCCACGCGGGCCACCTGTGGCGCCGCACGGTCGAGAAGGTCAACGCCGAGTTCCCCGACGTCACCACCGACTACGCGCACGTGGACGCCGCGACCATCTACCTGACGACCAACCCGAGCCGGTTCGACGTGATCGTCACGGACAACCTCTTCGGTGACATCCTCACCGACCAGGCCGCTGCGATCTCGGGCGGTATCGGGCTGGCGGCGTCGGCCAACATCAACCCCGACCGCACCGCGCCGTCGATGTTCGAGCCGGTCCACGGCTCGGCGCCGGACATCGCGGGCCAGGGCAAGGCCGACCCCACGGCCACCATCCTCTCGGTCTCCCTCCTGCTGGACCACCTGGGCTTCGCGGCCGAGTCCGCGCGCGTCCACGACGCAGTCGCCGCGGATCTCGCGGCGCGCGGCGCCGCGGTACGCACGACCGACGAGGTAGGCCGCGACATCGCGGCCCGCGTGACCGAGTAA
- a CDS encoding VOC family protein, whose protein sequence is MVLRWYSTVVESTDHKKLARWWAEALSWQVIFETDSESVLVPPWALELSEKLDFHQVPPGMVFVPVEHVKAGKNRLHWDFAPHTSDDRDAEIARLVELGASVIDVGQPDDASWTVLTDPDGNEFCVLSARDQ, encoded by the coding sequence ATGGTGCTGCGCTGGTATTCGACCGTGGTGGAGTCCACCGACCACAAGAAGCTGGCTCGTTGGTGGGCCGAGGCCCTGAGCTGGCAGGTCATCTTCGAGACGGACTCGGAGTCGGTGCTGGTCCCGCCGTGGGCGCTGGAGCTCTCGGAGAAGCTGGACTTCCACCAGGTGCCACCCGGCATGGTCTTCGTCCCGGTCGAGCACGTGAAGGCCGGAAAGAACCGCCTGCACTGGGATTTCGCGCCGCACACGAGCGACGACCGGGACGCCGAGATCGCCCGGCTGGTCGAGCTGGGCGCGAGCGTGATCGACGTCGGGCAGCCGGACGACGCGAGCTGGACGGTGCTGACCGACCCCGACGGCAACGAGTTCTGCGTGCTCTCGGCGCGAGACCAGTAG
- a CDS encoding ASCH domain-containing protein, whose product MTDDTTPEKTEPDAEPDAELDAELDAELDAETTDAETTGAKAADVETADAEAFDPSTFDPEAVSVEDAELAAEVLDFWAATRQYAGLAKASIVVGQTVSETVPPQAWSFGDEPELAEKLLSAVLAGDKTATSSAFWDYDDEGAPLPMVGELSILLDGDGHPRALIRTTSVETTTFEEVDEDFAAAEGDRSLESWRADHEAYFRRNLPESREFAEDMPVVCETFELLYPKP is encoded by the coding sequence GTGACCGATGACACGACGCCCGAGAAGACCGAGCCCGACGCCGAGCCCGACGCCGAGCTTGACGCCGAGCTTGACGCCGAGCTTGACGCCGAGACGACTGACGCCGAGACGACCGGGGCCAAGGCGGCCGACGTTGAGACCGCTGACGCCGAGGCCTTCGATCCCTCGACGTTCGACCCCGAGGCGGTGTCGGTCGAGGACGCCGAGCTCGCCGCCGAGGTCCTCGACTTCTGGGCCGCGACCCGCCAGTACGCGGGCCTCGCGAAGGCGAGCATCGTCGTCGGGCAGACCGTGAGCGAGACCGTGCCGCCTCAGGCCTGGTCCTTCGGCGACGAGCCCGAGCTCGCGGAGAAGCTGCTCAGCGCGGTCCTGGCGGGGGACAAGACGGCGACGTCGTCCGCCTTCTGGGACTACGACGACGAGGGCGCGCCCCTGCCGATGGTTGGCGAGCTGTCGATCCTGCTCGACGGCGACGGCCACCCGCGGGCCCTGATCCGCACCACGAGCGTCGAGACCACGACGTTCGAGGAGGTCGACGAGGACTTCGCGGCCGCCGAGGGGGACCGCAGCCTCGAGTCGTGGCGCGCGGACCACGAGGCGTACTTCCGCCGGAACCTGCCCGAGAGCCGCGAGTTCGCGGAGGACATGCCAGTGGTGTGCGAGACGTTCGAGCTGCTCTACCCGAAGCCCTGA